A single Musa acuminata AAA Group cultivar baxijiao chromosome BXJ2-1, Cavendish_Baxijiao_AAA, whole genome shotgun sequence DNA region contains:
- the LOC135597893 gene encoding probable WRKY transcription factor 43 — MESSEGAAPPYSPFFPHLAPSSWSQCQQQDQSASLPHPWVMSGVVDWNLPLLPSTMGLQQQQQLLQPAPAASEDKEKGRGAAGRNKKVIRPRFAFQTRSPNDILDDGYRWRKYGQKAVKNSVHPRSYYRCTHHTCNVKKQVQRLSKDTSIVVTTYEGIHNHPCEKLMEALSPLLKQIQFLTGF, encoded by the exons ATGGAATCCTCGGAAGGAGCAGCGCCACCCTACTCTCCTTTCTTCCCTCATCTCGCGCCTTCAAGCTGGTCTCAGTGCCAACAGCAAGACCAGTCTGCTTCGCTCCCTCATCCGTGGGTGATGTCAGGTGTCGTCGACTGGAATCTGCCGCTTCTACCGAGCACGATGggactgcagcagcagcagcagctgctgcagccagcGCCGGCGGCGAGCGAGGACAAGGAGAAGGGGAGGGGCGCCGCCGGGAGGAACAAGAAGGTCATCAGGCCGAGGTTTGCTTTCCAAACGAGGAGTCCCAACGACATACTCGACGACGGCTATCGTTGGCGGAAGTACGGCCAGAAAGCGGTCAAGAACAGCGTCCATCCCAG AAGCTACTACCGGTGCACTCACCACACATGCAACGTGAAGAAGCAAGTCCAACGTCTGTCCAAGGATACGAGCATCGTTGTGACCACATACGAAGGGATCCACAACCATCCATGCGAGAAGCTAATGGAGGCTCTGAGCCCCCTCCTTAAGC
- the LOC135598304 gene encoding WRKY transcription factor 22-like — MGDDNWDLYAVVRGCSAGTAVDVDDPLFSPFPPSLLQERDVGGEKERAFGFPELVGTSSYPYGLHELCKPFYAMELHQEPPLIPAVGDPPQSQRQSRQPQRPVFQAPRSARRKNQQKKVVCQVAAHGVRSDLWAWRKYGQKPIKGSPYPRCSTSKGCQARKQVEQSRADPGMLLITYTAEHNHPMPTIRNSLAGSTRPKLPPPTSADGDNRDQLLPPSPPSSPLADSVEDELLLRRPPRQGEEAEEEEEEDTLFLGMDTVAVSSGYIGEKSGFEDQFWRSPWPPSFNAAAADMAI; from the exons ATGGGCGACGATAACTGGGATCTTTACGCGGTGGTGAGAGGATGCTCCGCCGGCACTGCGGTGGACGTGGACGATCCCTTGTTTTCTCCCTTTCCTCCTTCCCTGTTGCAGGAGAGGGACGTCGGCGGCGAGAAGGAGAGGGCTTTTGGCTTCCCCGAGCTCGTGGGGACGTCGAGTTATCCGTACGGACTCCACGAGCTCTGCAAGCCTTTCTATGCCATGGAACTCCATCAAGAACCGCCTCTGATTCCTGCAGTCGGTGATCCCCCGCAATCTCAGCGGCAGAGCAGGCAGCCCCAGCGTCCGGTCTTCCAAGCTCCCCGTTCTGCGAGAAG GAAGAATCAGCAGAAAAAGGTAGTATGCCAAGTGGCTGCTCATGGCGTCCGATCCGACCTGTGGGCGTGGCGGAAGTACGGGCAGAAACCCATCAAAGGCTCCCCTTATCCACG GTGCAGCACCTCCAAAGGCTGCCAAGCACGGAAGCAGGTGGAGCAGAGCAGAGCCGACCCGGGGATGCTGCTCATCACCTACACGGCGGAGCACAACCACCCCATGCCCACCATCCGAAACTCGCTCGCGGGGAGCACCCGACCGAAGCTCCCCCCGCCTACCTCCGCCGACGGCGATAACCGTGACCAGCTGCTGCCGCCGAGCCCACCGTCGTCTCCCCTCGCCGACTCCGTGGAGGACGAGCTTCTCCTTAGGCGGCCGCCAAGGCAAGGTGAGGAagccgaggaagaagaggaggaggatactCTGTTCTTGGGCATGGATACGGTGGCCGTCAGCTCCGGATACATAGGCGAGAAAAGCGGCTTCGAGGACCAGTTCTGGCGTTCGCCATGGCCGCCAAGCTTCAACGCAGCGGCGGCAGACATGGCGATCTAA
- the LOC103973568 gene encoding BURP domain-containing protein 3-like isoform X1, which produces MDRFRSLLTLFLLAVVGHAALPPRLVDWNSVVPNTPMPSAISDLKNPDVTDEQKSGTNVSVGMGGVNVSSKGDSGGATVKVGEGGVHVGTWKPGGGTTFDVGEEGVNVNTSHEGGGRPVVVRVPFSSGLSFSYAAAERQIHDDPSVALFYLEKGFKSGSKSSVQFKKTTTGAAFHPRKEAESIPFSSAKLPEILNYYGVNPGSAEALVMEKTVQECENLAARWGGAVLRHLARVHGGVQHVEPGDTRRHGGVDRRRQGGLDAAVVHDHRRKPRPGYRPVACHPVAYKYAVFYCHTTATSKASRVGLVGADSAVGGGCGGVPHRHQGVEPQPRRLQGARGEARLGAGVPLPAGEPRRVEPQHLK; this is translated from the exons ATGGATCGCTTCCGTTCTCTTCTTACATTGTTCTTA CTTGCTGTAGTCGGTCATGCAGCGTTGCCTCCTCGGCTGGTCGACTGGAACTCGGTCGTCCCCAACACTCCCATGCCGAGCGCCATCAGTGATCTTAAAAACCCTG ATGTCACTGATGAGCAGAAGTCAGGTACCAATGTGAGCGTCGGCATGGGAGGCGTGAACGTGAGCTCCAAGGGGGATAGTGGCGGCGCCACCGTCAAAGTTGGCGAGGGCGGCGTCCATGTGGGCACCTGGAAGCCCGGTGGCGGAACCACCTTTGATGTCGGGGAAGAAGGTGTGAACGTGAACACCAGCCACGAGGGGGGAGGGCGGCCCGTTGTTGTCAGGGTGCCTTTCAGCAGTGGCTTGTCCTTCTCATATGCTGCCGCCGAGAGACAGATCCATGATGACCCCAGCGTCGCCCTCTTCTACCTGGAGAAGGGCTTTAAGTCTGGCTCCAAGTCGAGCGTACAATTCAAGAAGACCACCACCGGCGCAGCTTTTCATCCGCGAAAAGAAGCAGAGTCCATACCCTTCTCGTCGGCGAAGCTCCCGGAGATTCTTAACTACTACGGCGTCAATCCTGGTTCAGCAGAAGCACtggtgatggagaagacggttcaAGAGTGCGAGAACCTGGCAGCGAGGTGGGGAGGCGCAGTTCTGCGCCACCTCGCTCGAGTCCATGGTGGAGTTCAGCATGTCGAGCCTGGGGACACGCGACGTCACGGCGGTGTCGACCGCCGTCGGCAAGGCGGGCTCGACGCTGCAGTTGTACACGATCACCGAAGGAAGCCAAGGCCCGGCTACAGACCGGTGGCGTGCCACCCGGTAGCATACAAGTACGCGGTATTCTACTGCCACACGACGGCGACGAGCAAGGCGTCCAGGGTGGGCCTAGTGGGGGCAGACAGCGCAGTTGGCGGAGGCTGTGGCGGTGTGCCACACCGACACCAAGGCGTGGAACCCCAACCACGTCGGCTTCAAGGTGCTCGAGGTGAAGCCCGGCTAGGTGCCGGTGTGCCACTTCCTGCCGGAGAACCACGTCGTGTGGAGCCGCAGCACTTGAAGTAG
- the LOC103973568 gene encoding BURP domain-containing protein 3-like isoform X2, translating to MGGVNVSSKGDSGGATVKVGEGGVHVGTWKPGGGTTFDVGEEGVNVNTSHEGGGRPVVVRVPFSSGLSFSYAAAERQIHDDPSVALFYLEKGFKSGSKSSVQFKKTTTGAAFHPRKEAESIPFSSAKLPEILNYYGVNPGSAEALVMEKTVQECENLAARWGGAVLRHLARVHGGVQHVEPGDTRRHGGVDRRRQGGLDAAVVHDHRRKPRPGYRPVACHPVAYKYAVFYCHTTATSKASRVGLVGADSAVGGGCGGVPHRHQGVEPQPRRLQGARGEARLGAGVPLPAGEPRRVEPQHLK from the coding sequence ATGGGAGGCGTGAACGTGAGCTCCAAGGGGGATAGTGGCGGCGCCACCGTCAAAGTTGGCGAGGGCGGCGTCCATGTGGGCACCTGGAAGCCCGGTGGCGGAACCACCTTTGATGTCGGGGAAGAAGGTGTGAACGTGAACACCAGCCACGAGGGGGGAGGGCGGCCCGTTGTTGTCAGGGTGCCTTTCAGCAGTGGCTTGTCCTTCTCATATGCTGCCGCCGAGAGACAGATCCATGATGACCCCAGCGTCGCCCTCTTCTACCTGGAGAAGGGCTTTAAGTCTGGCTCCAAGTCGAGCGTACAATTCAAGAAGACCACCACCGGCGCAGCTTTTCATCCGCGAAAAGAAGCAGAGTCCATACCCTTCTCGTCGGCGAAGCTCCCGGAGATTCTTAACTACTACGGCGTCAATCCTGGTTCAGCAGAAGCACtggtgatggagaagacggttcaAGAGTGCGAGAACCTGGCAGCGAGGTGGGGAGGCGCAGTTCTGCGCCACCTCGCTCGAGTCCATGGTGGAGTTCAGCATGTCGAGCCTGGGGACACGCGACGTCACGGCGGTGTCGACCGCCGTCGGCAAGGCGGGCTCGACGCTGCAGTTGTACACGATCACCGAAGGAAGCCAAGGCCCGGCTACAGACCGGTGGCGTGCCACCCGGTAGCATACAAGTACGCGGTATTCTACTGCCACACGACGGCGACGAGCAAGGCGTCCAGGGTGGGCCTAGTGGGGGCAGACAGCGCAGTTGGCGGAGGCTGTGGCGGTGTGCCACACCGACACCAAGGCGTGGAACCCCAACCACGTCGGCTTCAAGGTGCTCGAGGTGAAGCCCGGCTAGGTGCCGGTGTGCCACTTCCTGCCGGAGAACCACGTCGTGTGGAGCCGCAGCACTTGAAGTAG
- the LOC135597894 gene encoding transcription repressor OFP7-like produces the protein MEKFNNKGSSAKLKHRLTWMLLGSSCTTTTTIAEAAPDPCTDCRYRNSRPSRATNDHRPRRVDPVGRVKPLFLFMNKKENDKEKRALIESVSPSEGKQRTKEASERKKKKKKKKTKKKKQKKVLFDAYGFTSSSSLDSENDHDLFSSDEEEKDEDESGTLFSSKSFSTESSEFYHSSRKKKKKNTRRKSMKSTRRPPRRHVKHSQEPQPLVSISSSEKETKPEAAAYIAGFPVVKRSTDPYGDFRRSIAEMIVERGMSRARDLERLLHAYLHLNSPRHYQAILEAFSDVCEAIFGK, from the coding sequence ATGGAGAAGTTCAACAATAAAGGCAGCAGCGCCAAGCTGAAGCATCGCCTCACTTGGATGCTGCTCGGCTCCTCTTGCACCACCACCACTACCATTGCAGAGGCCGCCCCTGATCCCTGTACAGATTGCCGCTACCGCAACAGCCGCCCCAGTCGTGCGACCAACGACCACCGCCCCCGCCGCGTCGACCCAGTCGGGCGTGTCAAGCCACTCTTTCTCTTTATGAACAAGAAGGAGAATGATAAGGAAAAGAGGGCACTGATCGAGTCTGTGAGTCCGTCTGAAGGTAAGCAGCGGACCAAGGAAGCCtctgagaggaagaagaagaagaagaagaagaagacgaagaagaagaagcagaagaaggtgTTGTTCGATGCTTATGGATTCACCAGCTCTTCTTCCTTGGACAGCGAGAACGATCACGATCTCTTCAGCAGTGATGAAGAGGAGAAAGACGAGGACGAATCAGGGACTCTGTTCTCATCCAAGAGCTTCTCCACCGAATCCTCTGAATTCTACCACAGcagcaggaagaagaagaagaagaacacgaGGAGAAAGAGCATGAAGTCCACCCGGCGCCCGCCAAGGAGACATGTGAAGCATTCCCAAGAACCGCAGCCGCTGGTCTCCATCTCATCGTCCGAGAAGGAAACGAAGCCGGAGGCAGCGGCGTACATTGCCGGGTTCCCGGTGGTGAAGCGATCCACCGACCCTTACGGCGATTTCAGGAGATCAATAGCGGAGATGATCGTGGAGCGCGGCATGAGCAGAGCTCGCGACTTGGAGCGGCTCCTCCACGCTTACCTCCACCTCAACTCCCCTCGTCACTATCAGGCCATCCTCGAGGCGTTTTCCGATGTATGCGAAGCTATCTTTGGCAAATAG